Proteins encoded by one window of Papio anubis isolate 15944 chromosome 7, Panubis1.0, whole genome shotgun sequence:
- the SNURF gene encoding SNRPN upstream reading frame protein: MERARDRLHLRRTTEQHVPEVEVQVKRRRTASLSNQECQLYPRRSQQQQVPVVDFQAELRQAFLAETPRGG; the protein is encoded by the exons ggATCGCTTACACCTGAGACGAACTACAGAACAGCACGTACCAGAGGTGGAAGTCCAAGTCAAACGCAGAAGGACTGCCTCACTGAGCAACCAAGA GTGTCAGTTGTACCCGAGGCGTTCCCAGCAGCAGCAAGTACCTGTGGTGGATTTCCAGGCTGAACTGAGGCAGGCATTCTTAGCTGAGACACCAAGAGGTGGTTAA